One Chaetodon trifascialis isolate fChaTrf1 chromosome 12, fChaTrf1.hap1, whole genome shotgun sequence DNA window includes the following coding sequences:
- the pla1a gene encoding phospholipase A1 member A isoform X1 — translation MPWEHRTILLCALAVCITSLVVGVEERQEDDECADVNNTTWLQYQQHRAKLQVQYLLLTRSNMECAHMFTQESLSETQQSSYFNMSRSTKVIIHGYRAMGSKPSWVMELARALLRVQDVNVLVVDWVYGASFAYNLVVENYKEVAVQISVLINQLQKHGCKLESFHFIGVSLGAHVAGFVGTLFEGKIGRITGLDPAGPMFKGADTFDRLDPSDAQFVDAIHTDSDYFGISIPVGHVDFFLNGGKDQTGCARSRFASILVYFPVYGYVICDHMRALHVYMSALNGSCPLMGIPCFSYEDFLKGRCVDCDVFRGVCPTIGLSENSGIAVSPVPKEQKLFLLTSSTPPFCTHHILLKLEVSPLDKSAEVEVTLRTENLGTAQRLRLQTDTTVYRMVLAHPVALCEIHSIELKNTGSRFYRQGDIHVKSVCVSEFPSLRREKPLCVNNINIRRGAPWSHDFVQVCGIF, via the exons ATGCCGTGGGAACACAGAACAatcctcctctgtgctttgGCAGTCTGCATCACATCTCTGGTGGTGG GTGtagaggagaggcaggaagatGATGAGTGTGCTGATGTGAACAACACcacctggctgcagtaccagcagcacagagctaagCTGCAGGTGCAGTACCTGCTGCTGACCAGGTCAAACATGGAGTGTGCACACATGTTCACCCAAGAGTCTctctctgaaacacagcagtcctcCTACTTCAACATGTCCCGCTCCACAAAGGTCATCATCCACGGTTACAG GGCAATGGGCAGTAAGCCGTCCTGGGTGATGGAGCTGGCCCGAGCCCTGCTCAGGGTGCAGGATGTGAACGTGCTGGTGGTGGACTGGGTCTACGGCGCCTCCTTCGCCTACAACCTGGTGGTGGAGAATTACAAGGAGGTGGCTGTGCAGATCTCCGTCCTCATCaaccagctgcag AAACATGGATGCAAACTGGAATCCTTCCACTTCATCGGGGTCAGTCTTGGGGCACACGTTGCTGGTTTTGTGGGGACTCTTTTTGAGGGAAAGATAGGAAGAATCACAG GCCTCGACCCTGCTGGACCCATGTTTAAAGGAGCTGATACCTTTGACCGGCTGGACCCCTCTGATGCTCAGTTTGTCGATGCCATCCACACAGACTCTGACT ATTTTGGCATTTCCATCCCTGTGGGTCATGTGGACTTCTTTCTGAACGGAGGGAAGGATCAGACTGGATGTGCCCGCTCCAGGTTTGCCTCAA ttcttgtttattttccagTGTATGGCTATGTGATATGCGACCACATGAGGGCGCTGCATGTGTACATGAGCGCGCTGAACGGCTCGTGCCCGTTAATGGGGATTCCGTGCTTCAGCTATGAGGACTTCTTGAAGGGACGCTGTGTGGACTGTGACGTCTTCAGGGGGGTATGTCCAACCATAG gtttATCAGAAAACAGTGGGATAGCTGTATCTCCAGTCCCTAAAGAGCAGAAGTTATTCCTCCTCACTTCTTCTACACCACCTTTTTGCA CTCATCACATCCTGCTGAAGCTGGAGGTTTCTCCTCTGGATAAGAGTGCTGAGGTGGAGGTGACACTGAGGACTGAGAACCTGGGGACAGCACAGAGGCTCAGGCT TCAGACAGATACGACGGTGTACAGGATGGTGCTGGCTCACCCTGTGGCTCTGTGTGAGATCCACTCCATCGAGCTGAAGAACACCGGATCTCGATTCTACAGACAGGGAGACATCCACGTCAAGTCTGTGTGCGTCTCCGAGTTCCCCTCTCTCAG GCGCGAGAAGCCGCTGTGTGTGAACAACATCAATATCAGACGAGGAGCGCCGTGGTCACATGActttgtgcaggtgtgtggCATCTTCTGA
- the pla1a gene encoding phospholipase A1 member A isoform X2 — protein MPWEHRTILLCALAVCITSLVVGVEERQEDDECADVNNTTWLQYQQHRAKLQVQYLLLTRSNMECAHMFTQESLSETQQSSYFNMSRSTKVIIHGYRAMGSKPSWVMELARALLRVQDVNVLVVDWVYGASFAYNLVVENYKEVAVQISVLINQLQKHGCKLESFHFIGVSLGAHVAGFVGTLFEGKIGRITGLDPAGPMFKGADTFDRLDPSDAQFVDAIHTDSDYFGISIPVGHVDFFLNGGKDQTGCARSRFASMYGYVICDHMRALHVYMSALNGSCPLMGIPCFSYEDFLKGRCVDCDVFRGVCPTIGLSENSGIAVSPVPKEQKLFLLTSSTPPFCTHHILLKLEVSPLDKSAEVEVTLRTENLGTAQRLRLQTDTTVYRMVLAHPVALCEIHSIELKNTGSRFYRQGDIHVKSVCVSEFPSLRREKPLCVNNINIRRGAPWSHDFVQVCGIF, from the exons ATGCCGTGGGAACACAGAACAatcctcctctgtgctttgGCAGTCTGCATCACATCTCTGGTGGTGG GTGtagaggagaggcaggaagatGATGAGTGTGCTGATGTGAACAACACcacctggctgcagtaccagcagcacagagctaagCTGCAGGTGCAGTACCTGCTGCTGACCAGGTCAAACATGGAGTGTGCACACATGTTCACCCAAGAGTCTctctctgaaacacagcagtcctcCTACTTCAACATGTCCCGCTCCACAAAGGTCATCATCCACGGTTACAG GGCAATGGGCAGTAAGCCGTCCTGGGTGATGGAGCTGGCCCGAGCCCTGCTCAGGGTGCAGGATGTGAACGTGCTGGTGGTGGACTGGGTCTACGGCGCCTCCTTCGCCTACAACCTGGTGGTGGAGAATTACAAGGAGGTGGCTGTGCAGATCTCCGTCCTCATCaaccagctgcag AAACATGGATGCAAACTGGAATCCTTCCACTTCATCGGGGTCAGTCTTGGGGCACACGTTGCTGGTTTTGTGGGGACTCTTTTTGAGGGAAAGATAGGAAGAATCACAG GCCTCGACCCTGCTGGACCCATGTTTAAAGGAGCTGATACCTTTGACCGGCTGGACCCCTCTGATGCTCAGTTTGTCGATGCCATCCACACAGACTCTGACT ATTTTGGCATTTCCATCCCTGTGGGTCATGTGGACTTCTTTCTGAACGGAGGGAAGGATCAGACTGGATGTGCCCGCTCCAGGTTTGCCTCAA TGTATGGCTATGTGATATGCGACCACATGAGGGCGCTGCATGTGTACATGAGCGCGCTGAACGGCTCGTGCCCGTTAATGGGGATTCCGTGCTTCAGCTATGAGGACTTCTTGAAGGGACGCTGTGTGGACTGTGACGTCTTCAGGGGGGTATGTCCAACCATAG gtttATCAGAAAACAGTGGGATAGCTGTATCTCCAGTCCCTAAAGAGCAGAAGTTATTCCTCCTCACTTCTTCTACACCACCTTTTTGCA CTCATCACATCCTGCTGAAGCTGGAGGTTTCTCCTCTGGATAAGAGTGCTGAGGTGGAGGTGACACTGAGGACTGAGAACCTGGGGACAGCACAGAGGCTCAGGCT TCAGACAGATACGACGGTGTACAGGATGGTGCTGGCTCACCCTGTGGCTCTGTGTGAGATCCACTCCATCGAGCTGAAGAACACCGGATCTCGATTCTACAGACAGGGAGACATCCACGTCAAGTCTGTGTGCGTCTCCGAGTTCCCCTCTCTCAG GCGCGAGAAGCCGCTGTGTGTGAACAACATCAATATCAGACGAGGAGCGCCGTGGTCACATGActttgtgcaggtgtgtggCATCTTCTGA
- the popdc2 gene encoding popeye domain-containing 2: MSTDNSTLLDSLLFAPLCDGWSNNTEGAIYHLGNTILFLGYMGGSGAYGCLFIFGFLTPAFACLTLWGWMTMCGLDVFTWNLLLLLACLVQISHLLYRLHQEGIRSEEMTSLYQAVYLPLGVPIQVFKEITGAFEHKVVELKAGETYAVEGKTPIDQLSFLLSGRINVSLEGQFLHYIHRHQFLDSPEWESLRPNEEGKFQVTLTAEEDSRYISWRRRRLYMLISKDRYIARLFSVMLGYDIAEKLYNLNNKLYIKSGVLLDIRLPSLYHVLAPSSQGSEGGSGSDSGTAKEQQQGEDPAPAYQKSDPSQSQPLQPHMQGPRKTTLDEPQAPQHDRYQHPWASEPELPSGEDSISLVLEDFADVAGSLTDYGSERDYLR; the protein is encoded by the exons ATGAGCACAGACAACTCGACTCTTCTGGACAGCTTGCTCTTTGCACCTCTATGCGATGGCTGGAGCAACAACACAGAGGGGGCCATCTACCATTTGGGCAACACCATCCTATTCCTGGGCTACATGGGAGGCAGTGGGGCCTACGGATGCCTCTTCATCTTTGGCTTCCTGACCCCCGCCTTTGCCTGCCTGACCCTGTGGGGCTGGATGACCATGTGCGGCCTTGATGTCTTCACGTGGaacctgcttctgctgctggccTGCTTGGTTCAGATCAGCCACCTTCTTTACCGGCTACACCAGGAGGGCATACGAAGTGAGGAGATGACCAGCCTCTACCAGGCGGTCTACCTGCCGCTCGGCGTGCCCATCCAGGTGTTCAAGGAGATCACAGGCGCCTTTGAGCACAAGGTGGTGGAGCTGAAGGCAGGAGAGACGTATGCTGTGGAGGGCAAGACGCCCATCGACCAGCTCTCCTTTCTGCTGTCTGGGAg GATCAATGTATCTTTGGAGGGCCAGTTCCTGCACTACATCCACCGCCACCAGTTCCTCGACTCTCCAGAGTGGGAGTCTCTCAGGCCAAACGAGGAGGGAAAGTTCCAG GTGAccctgacagcagaggaagactCCCGCTACATCTCATGGCGTCGCCGGCGCCTCTATATGCTAATATCCAAGGATCGCTACATTGCCCGTCTCTTCTCCGTCATGTTGGGCTATGACATTGCTGAGAAGCTCTACAACCTCAACAACAAGCTCTACATTAAGAGTGGTGTGCTGCTGGACATCCGTCTTCCCAGCCTCTACCATGTACTGGCCCCCTCCTCGCAGGGCAGCGAGGGCGGCAGCGGCAGCGACAGCGGCACCGCCAAGGAACAACAGCAGGGCGAAGACCCAGCACCGGCCTACCAGAAGTCAGATCCATCCCAGTCTCAGCCCCTCCAGCCCCACATGCAGGGACCAAGGAAGACCACCCTGGATGAACCCCAGGCCCCTCAGCATGACCGCTATCAGCACCCCTGGGCATCAGAGCCGGAGCTGCCCTCTGGTGAGGACTCCATCAGCCTGGTTCTGGAGGACTTTGCTGATGTGGCAGGCTCCTTAACGGATTATGGCAGTGAGAGGGATTATTTGAGGTAG
- the cox17 gene encoding cytochrome c oxidase copper chaperone produces MSTVSAAGMESAAVTEATEQKKPLKPCCACPETKKVRDACIIEKGEESCTDLIEAHKDCMRALGFKI; encoded by the exons ATGtcaactgtgtctgctgccgGTATGgagtctgctgctgtgactgaggCCACGGAGCAGAAGAAGCCACTGAAGCCTTGCTGTGCTTGTCCAGAGACAAAGAAAGTCAGGGATGCTTG CATCAttgaaaagggagaggagagctgcACAGACCTAATTGAGGCACATAAAGACTGCATGAGGGCACTTGGATTCAAGATTTAA
- the hcn5 gene encoding hyperpolarization activated cyclic nucleotide-gated potassium channel 5 isoform X1: MEKLKGPTVGCTKATCGWRALLLPQLNRQSLYVYGSETAVEKECMRQLQSGVFVIHPFSLMRSYYIMCMMAITFLNLIGIPMEIAFLDGNSGLAWEGFNVFSDTLFLIDVALNFRMGIITEDGEEAILDIKRIRVSYLRTWFIPDVIAAFPIGYILLFADLQYHNDDNPSKTNKMMRILMFVRILSLIRLARVSRLVRFFNEVEKVSNANLEVVRLFFRILSLFMMIFLLCHWNGCIQYFVPMLEEFPTDCWVRKENLMNATVIVKYSWGVFRALSQMIALSYGSMDAPTNYVEMWIVMVSMVSGCLMYTVLVANATTMIANIDPAAKEYKSKMSRLEHYMAFMKLPPELQLRISNYYQARYGGKWFHEKDVMDTVSSALKEQILTVMCSRLLRNVPIFQNRDENFINALLFKLEYEVFLEGDAIIRQNVPGDRMFFIDHGQVLMETESYERELCDGDFFGETCMLTKGKHLATVKALTDCQCFSLSWDDFQETLEGFPDVKKDLEKMVELNSDGGLV, encoded by the exons ATGGAGAAACTAAAAGGTCCCACGGTGGGATGCACCAAAGCCACCTGTGGATGGAGAGCCCTGCTCCTGCCGCAGCTGAACAGGCAGTCCCTGTACGTGTACGGCAGCGAGACGGCCGTGGAGAAGGAGTGCATGCGGCAGCTGCAGAGCGGGGTCTTTGTCATCCACCCGTTTAGCCTCATGAG GAGTTACTACATCATGTGCATGATGGCCATCACATTTCTGAACCTGATTGGGATTCCCATGGAGATAGCGTTTCTGGACGGAAACAGCGGACTGGCATGGGAAGGATTTAACGTGTTTTCAGACACGCTGTTCCTCATAGATGTGGCTCTCAATTTCCGAATGGGCATCATAACAGAGGACGGCGAG GAAGCTATTCTGGATATCAAGCGGATCCGAGTCAGTTACCTGAGGACGTGGTTCATACCGGACGTTATAGCTGCTTTCCCAATCGGCTACATACTGCTGTTTGCG GATTTACAGTACCACAACGATGACAATCCCTCCAAGACCAACAAGATGATGAGGATACTGATGTTCGTGCGGATCCTCAGCCTGATCAGGCTGGCCCGAGTGTCCAGGCTGGTCAGGTTCTTCAACGAAGTTGAGAAA GTGTCAAATGCAAACTTGGAGGTGGTGCGCCTGTTCTTCCGCATCTTATCTCTGTTCATGAtgattttcctgctgtgtcACTGGAACGGCTGCATCCAGTACTTTGTCCCCATGCTGGAGGAGTTTCCCACTGACTGTTGGGTCCGGAAAGAAAACCTGATG AACGCCACAGTGATCGTGAAGTACTCTTGGGGAGTTTTCCGAGCTCTTTCTCAGATGATTGCTCTTTCTTATGGCTCCATGGACGCACCAACAA ATTATGTTGAAATGTGGATCGTCATGGTTAGCATGGTGTCCGGTTGTCTGATGTATACTGTCCTCGTGGCCAACGCTACAACCATGATCGCAAACATCGACCCAGCGGCCAAAGAGTACAAGAGCAAG ATGAGCCGTTTGGAGCACTACATGGCCTTCATGAAGCTCCCACCAGAGCTGCAGCTTCGGATCAGCAACTACTACCAGGCTCGCTATGGAGGGAAGTGGTTTCATGAGAAGGACGTCATGGACACAGTGTCCTCGGCACTCAAAGAG caaaTCCTGACGGTGATGTGTAGCCGCTTATTACGAAACGTGCCAATATTTCAGAACAGAGACGAAAACTTTATTAACGCCCTCCTCTTTAAACTGGAGTACGAGGTTTTCCTGGAAGGAGACGCCATCATCCGACAGAATGTCCCAGGGGACCGCATGTTCTTCATTGACCACGGTCAGGTCCTCATGGAGACTGAGTCCTACGAGAGAGAACTGTGTGACGGAGACTTTTTTGGAG AGACATGCATGCTGACCAAAGGCAAACATCTGGCCACAGTGAAGGCACTGACTGACTGCCagtgcttctctctgtcctgggACGACTTTCAGGAGACGCTGGAGGGTTTCCCAGATGTCAAGAAGGACTTAGAAAAAATGGTTGAGCTCAACTCTGATGGTGGACTTGTGTAA
- the hcn5 gene encoding hyperpolarization activated cyclic nucleotide-gated potassium channel 5 isoform X2: MCMMAITFLNLIGIPMEIAFLDGNSGLAWEGFNVFSDTLFLIDVALNFRMGIITEDGEEAILDIKRIRVSYLRTWFIPDVIAAFPIGYILLFADLQYHNDDNPSKTNKMMRILMFVRILSLIRLARVSRLVRFFNEVEKVSNANLEVVRLFFRILSLFMMIFLLCHWNGCIQYFVPMLEEFPTDCWVRKENLMNATVIVKYSWGVFRALSQMIALSYGSMDAPTNYVEMWIVMVSMVSGCLMYTVLVANATTMIANIDPAAKEYKSKMSRLEHYMAFMKLPPELQLRISNYYQARYGGKWFHEKDVMDTVSSALKEQILTVMCSRLLRNVPIFQNRDENFINALLFKLEYEVFLEGDAIIRQNVPGDRMFFIDHGQVLMETESYERELCDGDFFGETCMLTKGKHLATVKALTDCQCFSLSWDDFQETLEGFPDVKKDLEKMVELNSDGGLV, encoded by the exons ATGTGCATGATGGCCATCACATTTCTGAACCTGATTGGGATTCCCATGGAGATAGCGTTTCTGGACGGAAACAGCGGACTGGCATGGGAAGGATTTAACGTGTTTTCAGACACGCTGTTCCTCATAGATGTGGCTCTCAATTTCCGAATGGGCATCATAACAGAGGACGGCGAG GAAGCTATTCTGGATATCAAGCGGATCCGAGTCAGTTACCTGAGGACGTGGTTCATACCGGACGTTATAGCTGCTTTCCCAATCGGCTACATACTGCTGTTTGCG GATTTACAGTACCACAACGATGACAATCCCTCCAAGACCAACAAGATGATGAGGATACTGATGTTCGTGCGGATCCTCAGCCTGATCAGGCTGGCCCGAGTGTCCAGGCTGGTCAGGTTCTTCAACGAAGTTGAGAAA GTGTCAAATGCAAACTTGGAGGTGGTGCGCCTGTTCTTCCGCATCTTATCTCTGTTCATGAtgattttcctgctgtgtcACTGGAACGGCTGCATCCAGTACTTTGTCCCCATGCTGGAGGAGTTTCCCACTGACTGTTGGGTCCGGAAAGAAAACCTGATG AACGCCACAGTGATCGTGAAGTACTCTTGGGGAGTTTTCCGAGCTCTTTCTCAGATGATTGCTCTTTCTTATGGCTCCATGGACGCACCAACAA ATTATGTTGAAATGTGGATCGTCATGGTTAGCATGGTGTCCGGTTGTCTGATGTATACTGTCCTCGTGGCCAACGCTACAACCATGATCGCAAACATCGACCCAGCGGCCAAAGAGTACAAGAGCAAG ATGAGCCGTTTGGAGCACTACATGGCCTTCATGAAGCTCCCACCAGAGCTGCAGCTTCGGATCAGCAACTACTACCAGGCTCGCTATGGAGGGAAGTGGTTTCATGAGAAGGACGTCATGGACACAGTGTCCTCGGCACTCAAAGAG caaaTCCTGACGGTGATGTGTAGCCGCTTATTACGAAACGTGCCAATATTTCAGAACAGAGACGAAAACTTTATTAACGCCCTCCTCTTTAAACTGGAGTACGAGGTTTTCCTGGAAGGAGACGCCATCATCCGACAGAATGTCCCAGGGGACCGCATGTTCTTCATTGACCACGGTCAGGTCCTCATGGAGACTGAGTCCTACGAGAGAGAACTGTGTGACGGAGACTTTTTTGGAG AGACATGCATGCTGACCAAAGGCAAACATCTGGCCACAGTGAAGGCACTGACTGACTGCCagtgcttctctctgtcctgggACGACTTTCAGGAGACGCTGGAGGGTTTCCCAGATGTCAAGAAGGACTTAGAAAAAATGGTTGAGCTCAACTCTGATGGTGGACTTGTGTAA